GTGGTTTTGAACGCAATCAGAAATGTATTGTTtaatgaaaatgcaaaacacCTTGAGTTGTCAAGGCTTGAAAACAACATCCTGTTTATGAGAACAACTGAGATACTTCCATCAAAAAATGCACGTTCTAAAGTCGCTATTAGCCCCGAGGTGTTTGTTTCAGATAACATACCATTAATGTTATGATGATAAAACACATTGTGTGCATAAACCAGTAAtgaatatttttgaagtgtttagACATTCCCTGTTGTGTGGGAACTTCACTCCACCTGTGTCTAATTGtcgggagaagaggaggctgagaggagaccttgttgctctctacaggtccctgaaaggaggttgcagtgaggtggctgctgggctcttctgccaagtaacaagtgatgggatgagaggaaacggcccCGAGgtgcttttctcctgctgttggCTCTGTTctggctccagcagcccagcctgCAGCTGGCTTTCGCATCCACAAGGCTGCAGCACTGCCTCACGTCATCTTTGGGGCCATCAGGTGCTTTATTTGCAGTGCTCATCACTCTCCAAGAGCAGATCCCTCCTATTAAGCCATTTTGAGGGAGAGCAGGGTCTGCTGCCTgagccaggaggaggaggagaaagggaacaAGAGAACATAAACCCCACTCTCATGCAGTAAAAGTTCAGGCAACGTTTAGCGGTTGCTTTGAGACACCAAGATTTTATATTCTCATGTCAGTGCAACCTCTTTATCAGGAGCAAAACCACAGAAGCTCAGATTTTTACAAGGAAACCCTTTTCTTCTGATCAACCCATGCCAACCGAAGGAGAACCTGGATCCtcttgaatcatagaaccatagaatgctttgggttggaagggacctttacaggtcgTCTAGTCCAGGTCCCTGCAGGACAactttaaccagatcaggttgctcagagaccccatccaagctgaccttgagtgtttccagggatggggtttccaccgccttcctgggcaacccgggccagtgTTTCGCCAcccttgtaaaaaatttcttccttatctccaacctaaatctcccctcccttagtttaaacCCATCCCTCCTTGCCCTGTCACAAAatgccttgctaaaaagtctgaCCTCATATTTCTTGTGGTCCCTTTGAGTACGGAAAGCCtgctctaagccttctcttctccaggctgaacaaccccaactctcccagcctgtcctcatacgagaggtgctccagcccttggaacATCTCCgagtcctcctctggactctctccaacagctccgtgtccttcttgtgctgaggactccagaactgggtgcagggctccagaggaggctctTGGAGTGACTGAGATGAGCAGAGTCTCTTAAAGTGCATGCAAGTGGGACAAATGCAGGTGGCAGAGCTTCCTGGAGGCCTGGATTGTTTCACCCTCATTTCTTAATTGTGAACCTCCATCTCCCTCTAATGGTTGCAGACCTCGACGCCTGTCCTTATGAGCGCGCTGTTGTGAGCCAGGTCTTGCATCAGCCTGGTATAAGAACCATAGgatcatacaatagtttggattggaagagaccttaaagatcatccagttccaaaccccatgccacaggcagggacacctcccactggatcaggctgcccacggcccatccaacctggcctggaacccctccagggatggggcagccacagcttccctggacaacctgggccagggcctcaccactctcatggtgaagaaattcttccttgtgccTAGGGACATAGGAAAGGGGATTGATCCCATGTGAAGTGTTCAGAAGGGAGATACTTCCTCAGATCTTActcctctttttcatttaattcccCGGGGTTAGAGATGTCACTGGACGTTAAAATGAATTCTCTCCCCTCCACCCGGAGAGAGTCCCTCCTAAACCTGGGGGCTGCTGGTAGCATCGGTCTCTGTATTTACAAGCAAACCTATTAGAAAAAAGGGGTTTATGGAAATCCTGCTTGGTCTGTTTGGGATGCTGCAGAGGAAACTGAGGAGATAGGAGATGGCTTTCTTGCTGGGATTTGCCCAGGGAACAGGTTGAGCAGCGCAAGGCAGAGAAGCAGTAAtgggaggagctgctgggtcTCCCACTGCACCTTTAGGTGGTTGCATAGAGCTTCTTCTCAGGAGCACCTCCTGGGAGGCTGAGGTGCAAAGAAACATGCTTTGGGACTTTGCCCCTTACATATGTATGATAGGAAACCAACACAGTGACCAAAGCATAGTAACTATTTCCTGCTGTCCACAAAAATGTTATGATCAAGGAACAGCTGGAATTGAATGTCACTTTTCCTTCTGGTTGCAATTTCTTAACCACAGACTGTCGATAATGATTACCCATCTGATGCAGAGAGGGCCACAGCACCAGAAGAGACCTCCACCAGtgttccctctccctcctgctgtgCCAGGCACCGTCCCACACAACCCATAATCTGCTCAGCGGTGTGTTGTCGAGGGACAAAATTGCTGAGCGGGGGACACCTGGAGGAAGCTTGCCCTGGTCTCACGGTACAGGACTAAAGCTCTCTTCTGCCTTACTCTTCCTCTGAGTaactagtgataggacaagaggaaataggCTCAAGTTGAGCTGgggagaggtttagattgatattaggaaaaatacctttactgacagagtggtgaagccctggaagaggttgcccagggcagtggtggggtccccaaccctggaggggttcaaaaaacatgtagatatGGCGATTCAGGACGCAGTTTAGTCGGCTGATGGTTGgtctggatgagcttagaggtcctttccaacctttaaagattctatgattctcctgtGTGGCCCATGTGAAAAGAGGGTGCAACTGAGCTAAGCCTGGATGGACGATAAACTCCTGTCTAAGGGCTGCTAATGGGGCTCGTTACTTCAGTCAAGCCTTCTTGTAAATGCCACCCTGCACTGTTACCTTTATTATGTCTTGGGGTAACTTTAATACCAAGATTTGCTTGCACAGATGGTAAATCCAGTCCTAAAATCATCATTACTGCCATTATTTTACACAAAGGAGTGGTATAACAACAGGAAGGAATTTTGTCCCATAGTAGGTATTAGAAACAgttataaaaatggaaaagaaatcagacaCAGAGCAGGAATCCAGCTGCAGCCTGAGTTTAATATGACTGGTAAAACCGGTGAATAGGATTGATCCAGTAACAGTAAAAGCCCCTCAGGGTGCGAACACCGTGACGGAGTTGTGTTGTTTTGAAGTTGAAAACACCAGCTTAGAGTTGCTTAATTGGATGCATTCCCGTGCAACCTGCTTGAGGTGACCCTGTTTTAgcagggttggactggatgagctccagagggcccttcgAACCCCAACCATCCTGGGATTCTATGAACTTCTCACTAACAGCTTTTCTGTCACGGGAATAGTTGAAGCTTaatcaaagaaaggaaagcaaggcACTCTACGAGCTTAGCATGGATACGATATGGGGTAAGATAAAGCCAAAGCTTCTCTAGCGTTTAGGAATGGGAACAGGGCGAGAAAAATAACCTCAGACCTCAGCTACATAGCTTGCTCTTCTCAAAACTACTTCTTTACCTCCTCTACCACAGACATTTTGAAACACAGCGACTCTTCTTGGAGTGGCTTGAACGTTTCACTACCCCTGAGTGATGGTGGGTCACGTGCTGGGTGGCCCGCGGGTAGAGACACTTGGACTTGCTTAGGTGTTGTGTTGATGAGCTCTTGTACTTGATTCTCTCCTTTGGCGGTGAGCACTTGGTTGCTTGTTGCTGGGAGGAATATTCCTTTATTACCTTTCCAGGGAGGCGCTTGGACACTTGTGGCTGCGGCGGGCACTTGGTTACGCACTGCTGCGAGGAGTAGGAGGTGATGCACTCCTGTGTTGGGTAGCCCTTCATGCACTTCTGGTGGGGGAACCCATTCACATACTCCTGCAGGTAAGACTCTGTTATGCACTGCTGTGGGGGGCACTCGGTGACTCCCCGCAGCGGTGGGGAATAGCCACTGGTCATCCCTGGCAGGCACTGGACATCCCTGCTGTACTTCTGCGACGAAGACTTGGATATCTTCTGCGACTTGCATTCATCCTTGCAGGAGGATGAGTACTTGATCCCACATGGTGGGAACTTGAGTTTGCTTGGCTCTGGGCACCTGGGTGCACACGGTGGAAGGCTCTTGGCCATACGCTTCTTCTCAGGACGGATGGTCTCACAGGGCTGGAAGCTCGGCGTTGTGTTTAGCTTCACACTGGGCTTCCTGCAGGGCAGAAGGTGAGTGGTCTCACAAGGCTCGGGGTAGAGCATGACACACTTCTGTACGTAGGGCTGACAAGGCAGCAGAGATGCGTGCGTCACGCTTGGCTGCGGGCACACGTAAGTGGTGAAAGGTTGACTGTAGCTTTGCCATCTCGGCATCGGGCTCTTGATAATGCTCACTGGGTGGCACGTGGTACTGCACGCGTCGGACTGGGGTGCGCAGTGCTGGATGCTTTCAGTGATACAGCCCGATCCTGGCAGGTACAGGTGTTTATATCGCTCTCCATAATAATGCATGGTCGCGCAAGGCGCTTAAGCctgaaagaagcaggaaaaagacaGACAGTTCACATAGGCATAGGCTATTTTCTCTGACGCAGGACTCGGTGTCCCTGTAGGAATCTCCACATGGCCCACACCCTAGATGTCCTGAAGGTCACAGGTCTCTCAGTGACTCAAAACCAGGCTGTGATTACCCAGGTGAGGCGAGGAGACTCAGCTTGTGTCCCACATCCTTCTTTTAAGAGCCTAGAAACAATCAGGCATTGGAGCCAGGCAAGATGGGGAGTTCTTCAAAGTCCAGCTAAGTGTCTCTTAGAGCATTTCACCAAGGAGTGACCTTATGACCCTTTGTCTTCCTTCCAAGAAACCTCCTGCATCCCCACTGGTTTCCTTTCAAGTTTATATCCTGTAACTGCCAAGTACCAGAGATGAAAGGCAAGCCAAAATTAAAGGTGTGTCCATGCTGTAATGCTCAGGTGTAGCTGCAGTTCGCGTGGGCAAACCCAAGCTGAGGTTGAAAGAGGTGGCTGAGCGTAAGGATTGGTTTGTGGCAGAGCTCAGCAAGTATGACCTGCCTGCCGATTCATAGTCcccctgagccagggcctccccatctgcgtagaaaaacatttctttcgaagatctcatctcaatctcccctctttcagcttaaaactgttcctctttgccctctccctgccctccatgatccaaatcccctccccagcttgcccggagcccctttcatagttggaagctgctctaaggtctccctggaaccttcatttctccaggctgaaaaaccccacctctcccagcctgtcctcatatgagaggtgctccagcccttagatcatctttgtggtctcctctggacttgctccaacgTATCCGTGTCCTTAGAATACAagattatttctaaatatatgGTGAAACAGGAAAGGTGAAGCCATCAAGGCAAAATCTCAGCTGTTGTTAACTGGCCAAGTTTCACTGAGTTGAGAGAATTAAACCTGTTTAAAGCAGGACCCATTCCAAGCCGTAATGTCCTGGTTTAGTCACAGTAACCTAAGACCCACTGGCATAGCGGCTCTGATAGCAAACCCTCAGCCTGGCAGCCCCTGTTCGAGCAGCACAAAGGGAACCCTACCAGAACCTCACTCCTGAGGGAGAGGCCAATATGCACCATCTGGAGGTCCACACTTTCCTCCTGAAAGCACTCTGAGATACCTTGTCCCTGGGAGTCACAGGAGAAACCATCTCATTTTGTTCCCAACTCTGGAAAACACCAGTTTCAGGGAGTCTCCCGAGGTTTTAACAGGATTACTTTGAGCGCAACAGGTACTGGAACCACTGACACAGGAAAGGTTCTCCaatcaaagctgctttttcatttaGACATTGTTTGGCTATTATATAATCAAACAACTGTAaagaagctgcattttctgaacGCCCCTGGTTCTAACTATAATTACAGTGAGGTGTTTTATCTTCCAAAAGCCTCTCACTGCGTGACTATTAGCAAGAACAATGCTGTGTGTTGCTATCATTAGGAAAACTTATTAGCACTACAATTATAATAATCATCAACTGATAAAACCAAATGGTTAAAAAACAATGATAGCAATCACTACTAATTCACGTACGCTGAAGTATCCGGTGATGCTCATCAAGACAAAAAGCTTCTAAAGTGGGGGGATTGTTCGCTTCcagggtttgttggttttttttgcatctcAAATTTACTTCTATCATCTTTAGCCCAGACAGAAATTTGAACATCTTCAGACTCAGCTAGAGAGGCTCTGCTGACTTTCGCGTTGGCACTGGAGTTGGAAAGCTTCTTACTATTACCTGAAAAGTTGATTTGTTTAAATTCCATTAAACTGCAGTAAATTTCTCCGCTTCCTTTAGAAGAGCTGCCTTTTAGCGTGCGAGCTCATCTCTGACTCCCATCAGCACTGAGCCCTTTTATGGCTGCACTCGATGttctaagaggtcttttccaacttagtgattctatgtaGTCAATTGCGTCCTTTGGACTAGAACTAACTGAAAGCGTAGAAAAGCCCTCAAATCCCACTCCTGACTTCACAGTCCATCTGGAAGTGCTTTCCCGAGATTCTTCAGGTTAGCACggaggagatgctccagctgaGCTGCTCACGCTGGCGGTGAAGGCAGCATCCCCAGAGGATGCTTCTCTGTGAGTACACAGGCAGGACCTCTGCCTGCTCTGGCCACCCAGgaataaaacagcatttcaggaGCTCCAGTAAAAGCCAGACTTACCCACTTCATCAGGGAGAACAACCGGAGAGGAGTGCCTAAGAGAGCCTTGAGATGGCAGAGCTTTTATACGGTGAATAAGTGCCCTAGGGGAGTGAGGCGGTTCAGCTGGGCGATGCTCTAATTGCCTGCCAGTCCTGGCTGAGCCACGTGCGGCTTCGTGCTGGTGGGAATGGCTGCTCTTGTTCCGTAGGGCTGCCACCACCACCTGGCACTGCTGGGATATCTCCATGAGGTGGAACCTCTTGGTCCAATGTGCCACACCAGTGGAAACCCTTGGTGTAGACCAAGGTCACCTCATGCTGGTTCTCAAGCTACATATCTCCACGTGTGGTGCCCGAACATCCGTGCCTGCCCATTGCAAACcccagccagccagaaaatgcatttccacCCAGGAAAACATTACAGTTGAGACCACCCAAGGGAGTCCTCTTTTCCACGGGAGTTGTATTAGTAAGTCTCTTCAAAAACACCATCCAGGAAGGATTCTCGATGACTTTTTGCAGACCATAATTACTGTGGCATGCAGGCTTCTTCCATTGacacaggcagcccagggaagaGACGGGTGATTTGGTCCAAGAAAGCCTTGGGCTAAGGGCAAGACGGCTACCGAAAAGGGTTTACCACCGAGCGAATAACCTGCCCAAAGAGGTGACGCTTTTCCGGCACAAcaaaagggagaagagatgagCAGGAATGCGAGGGTGGCCTGGGGAAAAGCGGCTGAATCAAACCCGGCTCATGTCCTGAAAACACCAATTGcatttcctgctctgctgcacactCTCTGCACCACTCATCCCTCGCTTTGTTCCCTGTTTATGCCACGAACCAAACCAGGGGAAAATTAACAGTGGCTCAAGTGTAAGTGCCAGCAGGGAATGCATTTTTACGTAGTCATTTCGGCATAAGCAAAGGCTttggcatttgttttcctttaatataAATCTGACACCTATGAACTGGGTTCAGCGCGCTGAGAATTTGGGTGACGTCCcacactttgaaataaaaagaggtGAAATAAGTTAACTTCTGATGGAGTAGGTGGAAAATTTGTCTCCGATGCgaagcagcagagatgctgctgggtTGACATTCCCAGCggaatttaaaagatgtgtggatgtggcatttagggacatgatttattGGTGGACTTGTCAGTGttgggtttatggttggacttggtgtTCTTAAGGGTGTTTTCTAGCCTCgatgactctatgattccaaTATTTGAAGCAGAATATTGATCTCCGGCTTATGAACCACTGAGtaaatttttctatttctattttcagcagaaaatccAGAAGCCTGAAGGATTGTTTGTAATTcacattcctgcttttccagcaaaatCATCTTCCTCAGTACcatagcctggagaagaggagcccaAGACGAGATCttatcgctctctgcagctcccagaaaggaggttttagtgaggtgggtgctgggttcttctgccaagtaacaaggggtgggacaagag
This window of the Cuculus canorus isolate bCucCan1 chromosome 28, bCucCan1.pri, whole genome shotgun sequence genome carries:
- the LOC104059548 gene encoding uncharacterized protein LOC104059548, which translates into the protein MHYYGERYKHLYLPGSGCITESIQHCAPQSDACSTTCHPVSIIKSPMPRWQSYSQPFTTYVCPQPSVTHASLLPCQPYVQKCVMLYPEPCETTHLLPCRKPSVKLNTTPSFQPCETIRPEKKRMAKSLPPCAPRCPEPSKLKFPPCGIKYSSSCKDECKSQKISKSSSQKYSRDVQCLPGMTSGYSPPLRGVTECPPQQCITESYLQEYVNGFPHQKCMKGYPTQECITSYSSQQCVTKCPPQPQVSKRLPGKVIKEYSSQQQATKCSPPKERIKYKSSSTQHLSKSKCLYPRATQHVTHHHSGVVKRSSHSKKSRCVSKCLW